TTTTGGTAAATTTATACTCGAAGCCAAACTCTGTCTACATTCCTCTGTTTTAAATAAGCGAAAACACGAAAAAACGTAAATAAAAACCCCATTGATGAACAGTGCGCAGCCATGATTCTCTTAAGCCAAAGGTTAGAGTGGTGCATTGTGGTAGTTGTAGTGGTGTTTTAAAATCACAGGTTGGCACCTCGGCTAAAAAAACTACATGTCCAGCAAGTCTTCTCTTCGATTTTGCAAGAGCATGAAGCCTGTAGTTTTTATAACATGGCTTGTCTGTCATCCAGTGGATGACACACACAGAACTGATACATCTGAACTGAAATGTGATGTATTTTCTGCTGGTATTCTTAAGGAAGGTTCATATGTGGCTACAAACCTGCTGTTATTTTAACCACCTTTTCAGTTTTTGTGTGAAAGCACTGACACTAGCCACAcattttaaagggatacttcaggattttggcaattaagccctttatctacttccccgggGTCAGATGAACTCAGGTATAGCATTTTTGTCTCTGTGTTAAGAATTCCCTGTGGTGACTGTTAGCACCTCACAACTCTGAGCAAACTCCCTTTCCATCCCCCACAACCAGAGCCTGAGAGTCTAGGGGGTACCATAAACCTGCCTCTCAAACTTTCTCTGACGTGTGTGACCTGTGCCTTGATAGGTTGCTAGGGAGGTTACTAGGGGGCAGGACATCTACCCATCCTCTTGACACTGCAGGTCACACAATACTTGCAGTCTCCCTCAAGCAGTGGCAGAGAGCAACATCTATCACTCATATCTCTGGACTTGTGGGATGGTGTGTGTGCCCAAAGTGAGTTGTGTAACATGTATATATTGTTCTTAATAgttcgtttttgttgttgttgcattatGTATGCTGCCTCTGTATAGCTTGTAACCTGTAAACATGTTCAGGGATTAAATGCCATTTATACAGACCTTTATTACTGTGATTATGCTCTTGTGATATcgtatgtacagtatattcacTGCCTACTACCTTTCCCACTGCTCATCCCCATGTTAATCTTCCTCAGTGTGTTTAAAGTTCCTGTGTGTTAACTCTTGGGCTGCTTTATTTCCCTCTAACTGGGGCCGGTGTCAGTGAGTCACAAACCAATAAAATACCTAGAGCCGGGTCGCTCTCTTTCACTGtacatccagtatgaaggaagttagaggtagttttgcgagccaatgctaactagcgttagcgcaatgactggaagtctatggtatctactagcatgctagcagttaccatagactaccagtcattgcgctaacgctgaTTAGCAATTGTGCAAACACTAGTTAGTAACTTCCTtcaactgcacgcagagacataaaaatggtatccacgagttcatctgactctggggaagtagataaagggcttcattgccaaaatcctgaagtatccctttaaggtttCTGGAAGTTGGTTCTAGTGGTGAACAGCTTTTACAGAAAATGCAGATTGGGCAAAAGCTGTTCTACACACTGGAACTCTACAGTTTCCATTCACTGCTCCCCTAGTATGTGACCCTATAAAAATACAGATTTCATAAAATCCTTTGAAAACAATATTCTTACATAAGCGGTAGAATTTGCAGTAAGACACAAATAAAACCAGAGATAATTCAAACATACTGAATTTTTTACACATTTCTATTACATCAATCAATTATTTTCCCACAATGATAGGCAACAAATATGATTAATGTTAAAGTTCACTTATACACAAAAAATTGTACAGTATCTACACACTCTCTCTGCTAACGTGGCCCAGTACAACAACATAATGTAACATTCATTATTACATCAGTTGAGATTTCATTTTTTATGTTTTTCACTGTTGTCCCTGATTTGTAATGATATTGGGTCACATGTCAGTGTGTTTTCAGACGGAACACTTTGGAGAGAGGTGCTGTGGCGCTGGAGTAGATCAGATAGGACTCCTCTCCGGAAGTAAAGAATTCCCAGTCGCTGCATCCGATGGTGGGAAGCCGGTGAATGGGAACAAAACCCTCGTATCCCTGCCACCTGTGCACATCCATATCATGTTCAAGTTCAAGTTCACAACACAAATCGTGATAATGATGATTTTATAACATATCACCATAATGATAGTAAATTCACAATATATCACCCATTCAATTATAGCACCATGACCAATTCTAGTGTGTTTATGTGAATACCTGTAGATAATGCTGTTCAGAGAGTGAGACTCTCCGTCAAATGAGTTAGCAACGACCAGgtaactctcctctcctactgtgaAGAACTCCCAGTCAACAGCActgaggggggagacagacagagaaatgagagagagaaggaagggagaggagaggtggggaaaATGTGCACCTGTACAAAGGTTAATGTGTACCTGTATGTGATTATGTCCTGAAAACGCAGGAACAGCTGAGAGCTCATGTCCAGCTCGTAGATGGTTGAGTTGATGGCATAGCGACTGGGGCCATTGCCATGGAGTCTGTGTCCATTGGCAACCACCAGGAAAACCCTGCTGCCGATCTGGAACATCTCCCAGTCTGTGGCACAGaaagtctgagagagagagagagagacagacagacagagagagagagacacagagagagagagacagacagagagagagagagacacagagagagagagagagaaagaaagaaagcgaaagaaagagagaccATAGAATCATGCAGACATTGGAATTCCCTAGCAATCAAAACAGAGTCTTTTTGTGGTTTCAGTCTGCCAGTCAGTCAACTTCACCTCACATTTGGTTCCATTCAAATGTCTGATTCACTATCAGTTATCTGTCAAAGCTGGATCTAACATGCAAATTCTGCTCCACTACACATGCTCTATTTTTGTCATCTCTTAGTTCCGTGGTGTGGGTGGTTATGCTGTTTTAGGATTTCTGCcaatctcccccctctctcccttcccccttgccatcctcctcttccttactctccctcttcctctccctctgtctcttccttcTACTTCaccttcatctccctctctctccctctctcaccttaaTAGTCTGAAACAAGCGGAAACTTCCATCCACCCAGACATAGATGACCGAGTCAACGTGAGTGGTCAGTCCGTCGAACGCGTTCGCCACAGCCAGGAAGTGGTAGGGTCCGACCGTGAAGGCTTCCCAGTCGTAAGCCCCCGAGGTCCGCAGGGCTTGGTGAGGTTCAAACAACTGCGTGCCACGGTCCCACTTGTAGACCACACTGTCTATGGTGTGGTTAGTATTACCTAGAGGAAGGGAgcaggtagagagaggaagagatcaTTGCaactcatatactgtatatatatatatatatatatatatatatactgagttaTTAGTATTGCAGctcatcacaggaggctgctgaggggaggacggctcataataatgtctggaatggagtgaatgaaatgtggaaaccatgtgtttgatgagttTGATAACATTCCAttattccatttcagccattactatgaacctgtcctccccaattaaggtgccatcaaCCTACTGTGCAACTCATGTACTGTAATTAAGTTGAATATACTTTTCTACAAGGTCTTTTCAGCATCACAAAGATTTGGCTGCAGTCAGGTTATAGCTTATTTGTGATTGGATGAAGCCAGTCCTTACCTGGTCCATGATTGGCTGTAGCCAGTTCCTACCTTGTCTGTGGTTGGCCACGGCGAGGTAGGTATGTCCTTGGATGCGGAAGGCCTCCCAGTCCCGTGCACAGTGTGTCTGCAGCGCCTGGTAATGAACAAATCTCTGTGTCTTTTTATTCCACCTGTAGATCACTGACAGTTCATCcttctccactgtctcctccttcCCTGTGCTCTCCCTGGAGTTAGACACCACCAGGAATATCTACAACAAGTTAAACCAACAAATtaacaaatacaattgtatttcaAGTGTATTTAAAGATCTCTAAGATGTCTTCCTATACCTTCTTCCCCATAGTAAAGTGTCTCCAGGAGAGAGCTCCATGTGTGCTGATCTTCTGGTAAAGGTGAAAGCCTCCGTCTCTCCAGAGGTAGACTGCAGAGCCCAGGGAGGGGGAGCGGTGGGCCATGGCTGCCATCAAACCCAGCCCTTGTACACTGAACACctagacatgacagacagacagacagacagacagacatagagtgatagagagagaggttgaaaacCAGTTTAATCTACAACTATGTCTTATTTTAAACAATAATGTATAATAATGTATTCatatttatgtttttgttttatGTTTAAAAGGAATACCTCCATATCATACGTCTCTGAACTGGTGGAGAGGACCTGCTGCTCCAAGACATAGTCTAGTCTCTGGGACTCTGTAGAAGTGATAGAGAGgtcagagagtgtgtgtttgtgtgtgtgtgtgtgtgtgtgtgtgtgtgtgtgaggaggacCCACCTTGCAGCATGGGGACCCAGAGTGTACCATCACAGAGGTAGAGCGCTCTCCTGACGGGGTTGAACCACAACTGTCCTCTTACTGAACCGGAACAGGACGGCTCCAGCCCCACAGACACCCGTACCTCTGTCTCTGGAGGGTAGAGGGTGGGAGGGGAGCAGAGTGGATGGAGGGGCAGTAGAGGATAGAGGTACAGCGTGAGGCaggacgggagagagagaaaagagtcaGAGAAAAGAGTCCGATTTGTGAGAGAGATCAGGGGGCAGagaagataggagagagacagtataCCATATGAAGGCAGGGTGAGGTCACTCCTAGTCTCTTTGAGTGGTAGGTCCAGCAGCACCGCGGGCACAGACAGCTCTGCCAGCCTGGGGTTGGAGGACGGGCAGACACGAGCGGTGGCACCAGAGCctggcaccaggaccagctgtCTGATCAGACcctgggaaggagggagggagggacagggggaggacgGACGGAGAGGAAAGCTAGTTATTTGTAGAGTATTGGCATAACCCATTGTGTCCCTCTTATCAAGCCATCATGTAGCCATTACTACTAGTGTAATTCTAGTGTATATAGGTTCTAGAGAGAGGGTTGGAGTGTGTGTTGGTTCTTACTGAGAACAGGCCTTTCCATCTTCCTCGGCTGCCGATGTGGAATCTGGAACCCTGAACACTTAGGTCAGAGGGCAACGACTTGGAGTGAACCCTGCTGAACACACATgataacatcatcatcatcattacagacatttaatacagacagacagacagagaaaagggatacagagagagagaaggagagccgGAGAAAGCAACTCACAGTTCCAGGTGTGTGTTGCAGTCCACAGTGAGAGTAGCGTAGTGTCCGCTAAATGCTAACACCAACGTGTGCCAGTGATCATCAGCCAATTGGACGCCTCGGAACACCCAGCGCGCCATGACCCCCCCGCTGCGACCTCTGAACAGGAAGTGGAGACTGTCTCTGGAGAACCGCAGGCCAATCAGAAGCCGCCCCCGACCGTtgctgttctctccatctctacttcccttcctcttctctccgtccatttctctttctccatctgtctctccatccctctcatcatccctctctcctcgttCTCCATCCTTCTCTTTGTACCCATCTCCATCTGTTCCTCCCTTCCTCTTTCCATTCCTTGCATGCTCTTCTTCCTTTTCCTCCACCACAGAAAATATGTACTCGTTTTTCTGAAAGACAGGATGAGACAGATCATCACACAGTGAGAAGAGGCAATAAAAACAAAATACACTGAACATTCCCCATGTCGTcgatgatgtcacttcctgttgTAATGCTGCTGCAGGTGTTTCTAACCCCTGGCCCTTACCTTAGTGGCGACGAGGCTGACCTTCAGGGTGGTGACGATGGAGAACTCTCTGGGGAAGAGGTGACAGTTGACGAGGAGCTGGGAGGACGGGAAGTCCAGGGAGGTGTGAGGACGGGACAGACGGACACCTCTCACACCCCCAGACTGGATCAGATGCACCCCCCCTCCTGTTACCCCCCTCGCCCCCTCCCCTGCCATGGGGAGAACACGGGACAGAAGGTCCAGGGGGAGCAGGTCtacggggagagagaaagagaaagaaaaaagagagaaagagtgagaaagtgagagagagacggggagagagagagagatagttagtCAGCATTTCCTAAATAGTGGGAAACTGCTTTAGGTGGTGAGAGCAGCAAGATGGTGTGTTGTAGTTTCTTGTGTATTCATGATATCAGGTAAGGTTAGTCAGAGTTTAGGGGATGGCTGGGAAATGTCTGGTAGGTTATTGGCATGATCTGTGCATGAGTGATTTGCGTCAAAGTTTCGGCAAATCAAGTTAAACACACCAAACCCTCACACACACGGCTGAtatctctcttacacacacacacacacaatgacacagtggtggaaaaagtacccaattgtcatataGATACCtaaatagaaagttactcaagtaaaagtgaaagtcacccagtaaaataatacttgagtaaaggtctaaaagtatttggttgtaaatataaataagtatcaaaagtaaatgtaattgctaaaatatacttaagtatcaaaagtataaatcatttcaaataataTCTAATATTCgaatattaagcaaagcagacgccaccattttcttgtttttaatgtatggatagccaggggcacactccaacactcagacagtatttacaaaagatgcatttgtgtttagtgagtctgtcagatcagaggcagtagggattaccacgtgttctcttgataagtgtgtgaattggaccagtttcctgtcctgctaagcatttaaaatgtaacAAGTTACTATTTGAATTAACATCCCTGCTGCATGCAaacaagatggagagagagagagatagcaaaagaatgaaagaaagagataTCGGTGTGTTTAATGCCACTCTACAGTATAATCTGAGCGCGCCGCAATCTGACAGGAAGCACAGTGTTATGTGTCACAATCAAATGTGTCCCCAGATAGGTTacgacacccacacacacattatcaTAGCACATTTAATAGAATAGAATGTACCTGTGCATGGTCTCCATGTCTCTGCAGCTGCGTTGATGACCCTTAACACGAGAAACAGAAGGAGCGGCAGCAGTAGCATCAGTGATGACATCACAGCTTGTTCCAGTCAATCACAAACACTGTGACTGATCCGAACGCCAATTGACGCTCATCTCCAAcacgtgtgtgtgagtatgtgtagtttgtgtgtgtatgtttgtggtgTGTCTGGAAATAGTCCTTAGAGAGTGTCCGTAGAAAGCACAATCTTCCAACA
The sequence above is a segment of the Coregonus clupeaformis isolate EN_2021a chromosome 16, ASM2061545v1, whole genome shotgun sequence genome. Coding sequences within it:
- the LOC121559436 gene encoding thrombospondin-type laminin G domain and EAR repeat-containing protein-like, producing the protein MDGEKRKGSRDGENSNGRGRLLIGLRFSRDSLHFLFRGRSGGVMARWVFRGVQLADDHWHTLVLAFSGHYATLTVDCNTHLELRVHSKSLPSDLSVQGSRFHIGSRGRWKGLFSGLIRQLVLVPGSGATARVCPSSNPRLAELSVPAVLLDLPLKETRSDLTLPSYETEVRVSVGLEPSCSGSVRGQLWFNPVRRALYLCDGTLWVPMLQESQRLDYVLEQQVLSTSSETYDMEVFSVQGLGLMAAMAHRSPSLGSAVYLWRDGGFHLYQKISTHGALSWRHFTMGKKIFLVVSNSRESTGKEETVEKDELSVIYRWNKKTQRFVHYQALQTHCARDWEAFRIQGHTYLAVANHRQGNTNHTIDSVVYKWDRGTQLFEPHQALRTSGAYDWEAFTVGPYHFLAVANAFDGLTTHVDSVIYVWVDGSFRLFQTIKTFCATDWEMFQIGSRVFLVVANGHRLHGNGPSRYAINSTIYELDMSSQLFLRFQDIITYSAVDWEFFTVGEESYLVVANSFDGESHSLNSIIYRWQGYEGFVPIHRLPTIGCSDWEFFTSGEESYLIYSSATAPLSKVFRLKTH